One Megalopta genalis isolate 19385.01 chromosome 5, iyMegGena1_principal, whole genome shotgun sequence DNA window includes the following coding sequences:
- the U2af38 gene encoding U2 small nuclear riboprotein auxiliary factor 38, producing MAEYLASIFGTEKDKVNCSFYFKIGACRHGDRCSRIHNKPTFSQTCLLQNLYVNPQNSAKSADGSHLVANVSDEEMQEHYDNFFEDVFVECEDKYGEIEEMNVCDNLGDHLVGNVYIKFRREEDAERAVNDLNNRWFGGRPVYAELSPVTDFREACCRQYEMGECTRSGFCNFMHLKPISRELRRYLYSRKKGGKGRSRSRSRSRGRDRKRRSRSRDRRSRSKDRRKGRDDKGRDGRSGRY from the exons ATGGCGGAATACTTAGCATCAATTTTTGGTACAGAGAAAGACAA agtaaattgttcattttatttcaaaatCGGTGCCTGCCGACATGGTGATCGATGTTCACGTATTCATAACAAGCCAACTTTCAGTCag ACATGTTTGTTACAGAATCTTTATGTAAATCCGCAGAATTCTGCGAAAAGTGCAGATGGATCTCATt tgGTTGCCAATGTATCTGATGAAGAAATGCAAGAACATTATGACAATTTCTTTGAAGACGTTTTTGTTGAATGTGAGGACAAATATGGTGAAATAGAAGAAATGAATGTTTGTGACAACCTAGGAGATCACTTGGTTGGAAATGTCTACATTAAGTTTCGAAGGGAAGAAGATGCGGAACGAGCTGTAAACGATTTAAATAACAGATGGTTTGGTGGAAGACCAGTTTATGCTGAACTTTCACCAGTTACCGACTTTAGAGAAGCTTGTTGTCGTCAGTATGAAATGGG AGAATGTACGCGTTCCGGGTTCTGTAACTTTATGCACTTGAAACCAATTTCTCGAGAATTACGACGCTACTTGTATAGCCGTAAAAAGGGTGGCAAGGGACGATCGAGATCACGATCACGGTCTCGCGGTCGCGATCGCAAGAGAAGATCACGATCCCGTGATAGGAGATCTAGATCTAAAGATCGTCGAAAAGGTAGAGATGATAAGGGCAGAGATGGACGGTCTGGGAGGTATTAA
- the LOC117227383 gene encoding transcription factor YY2 isoform X1 has protein sequence MASAEINMASSDIITEVEIQPDIQEVEIETIPVEIPCETVETTIEGEDGQPMIALQPLPEPGREEIILQTQEEIVGSDPLSVYDQIPVPENDIYVESSPGPSRKGPKKARKSGTTRFRTSDHTIFGEMGSETKARKWEQKQVQIKTLEGEFSVTMWASGTDDGSVLLAPHLVDVPDEGSNPEPDPDYTEYMTGKSNAKFNHSGSSISDGMPGLDLSDPKQLAEFARPGHKLKVRKPPVLDGVERTIACPHKGCTKMFRDNSAMRKHLHTHGPRVHVCAECGKAFVESSKLKRHQLVHTGEKPFQCTFEGCGKRFSLDFNLRTHVRIHTGDRPYVCPFDGCSKKFAQSTNLKSHILTHAKAKSRNAIGRQVQQIQLQQPQFVQVEVADVDNQQFIVYAD, from the exons ATGGCGTCAGCGGAGATTAATATGGCGTCCTCGGACATAATAACCGAAGTGGAGATTCAACCAGATATCCAAGAGGTTGAAATAGAAACAATACCAGTGGAAATACCCTGTGAGACGGTGGAAACAACCATCGAGGGAGAGGATGGGCAACCGATGATTGCCCTTCAACCACTTCCAGAGCCAGGACGCGAAGAAATCATACTACAGACGCAAGAGGAAATCGTCGGCAGTGATCCGCTAAGCGTATACGATCAAATCCCGGTACCAGAGAACGATATTTATGTCGAGTCGAGCCCCGGTCCATCGAGGAAAGGTCCTAAGAAGGCCAGAAAAAGCGGTACGACAAGATTTAGAACGAGCGACCATACGATTTTTGGGGAAATGGGCTCGGAAACGAAGGCTAGAAAGTGGGAGCAGAAGCAAGTGCAAATCAAGACGCTCGAAGGTGAATTTTCGGTGACGATGTGGGCCTCAGGTACCGATGACG GGAGTGTCCTATTAGCTCCTCACCTGGTGGATGTTCCAGATGAAGGCTCAAATCCAGAGCCTGATCCAGACTACACAGAATACATGACTGGTAAATCCAATGCCAAATTCAACCACTCTGGAAGCTCGATTTCTGATGGAATGCCAGGTCTTGACCTGTCGGATCCAAAACAATTGGCTGAATTTGCTAGACCTGGTCACAAATTGAAAGTACGCAAGCCACCTGTTTTAGATGGTGTTGAACGTACTATAGCCTGTCCGCACAAAGGATGCACAAAAATGTTTAGAGACAACAGTGCAATGCGTAAACATCTACACACTCATGGACCACGGGTACATGTTTGTGCAGAGTGTGGAAAAGCTTTCGTTGAAAGTTCTAAGTTGAAGAGGCACCAGTTGGTTCATACAGGAGAGAAACCTTTTCAATGTACATTTGAAGGATGTGGGAAAAGGTTTAGCCTCGACTTTAATCTTCGTACCCATGTTAGAATTCATACTGGAGACAGACCTTATGTTTGCCCATTCGATGGATGCAGTAAAAAGTTTGCACAATCAACGAATTTAAAGTCACACATATTAACACATGCAAAAGCTAA atCACGCAATGCTATTGGAAGACAAGTACAACAAATTCAACTGCAACAACCTCAATTTGTTCAAGTTGAAGTTGCAGATGTGGATAATCAACAGTTCATTGTTTATGCTGATTAG
- the LOC117227383 gene encoding transcription factor YY2 isoform X2, whose amino-acid sequence MASAEINMASSDIITEVEIQPDIQEVEIETIPVEIPCETVETTIEGEDGQPMIALQPLPEPGREEIILQTQEEIVGSDPLSVYDQIPVPENDIYVESSPGPSRKGPKKARKSGTTRFRTSDHTIFGEMGSETKARKWEQKQVQIKTLEGEFSVTMWASGTDDDEGSNPEPDPDYTEYMTGKSNAKFNHSGSSISDGMPGLDLSDPKQLAEFARPGHKLKVRKPPVLDGVERTIACPHKGCTKMFRDNSAMRKHLHTHGPRVHVCAECGKAFVESSKLKRHQLVHTGEKPFQCTFEGCGKRFSLDFNLRTHVRIHTGDRPYVCPFDGCSKKFAQSTNLKSHILTHAKAKSRNAIGRQVQQIQLQQPQFVQVEVADVDNQQFIVYAD is encoded by the exons ATGGCGTCAGCGGAGATTAATATGGCGTCCTCGGACATAATAACCGAAGTGGAGATTCAACCAGATATCCAAGAGGTTGAAATAGAAACAATACCAGTGGAAATACCCTGTGAGACGGTGGAAACAACCATCGAGGGAGAGGATGGGCAACCGATGATTGCCCTTCAACCACTTCCAGAGCCAGGACGCGAAGAAATCATACTACAGACGCAAGAGGAAATCGTCGGCAGTGATCCGCTAAGCGTATACGATCAAATCCCGGTACCAGAGAACGATATTTATGTCGAGTCGAGCCCCGGTCCATCGAGGAAAGGTCCTAAGAAGGCCAGAAAAAGCGGTACGACAAGATTTAGAACGAGCGACCATACGATTTTTGGGGAAATGGGCTCGGAAACGAAGGCTAGAAAGTGGGAGCAGAAGCAAGTGCAAATCAAGACGCTCGAAGGTGAATTTTCGGTGACGATGTGGGCCTCAGGTACCGATGACG ATGAAGGCTCAAATCCAGAGCCTGATCCAGACTACACAGAATACATGACTGGTAAATCCAATGCCAAATTCAACCACTCTGGAAGCTCGATTTCTGATGGAATGCCAGGTCTTGACCTGTCGGATCCAAAACAATTGGCTGAATTTGCTAGACCTGGTCACAAATTGAAAGTACGCAAGCCACCTGTTTTAGATGGTGTTGAACGTACTATAGCCTGTCCGCACAAAGGATGCACAAAAATGTTTAGAGACAACAGTGCAATGCGTAAACATCTACACACTCATGGACCACGGGTACATGTTTGTGCAGAGTGTGGAAAAGCTTTCGTTGAAAGTTCTAAGTTGAAGAGGCACCAGTTGGTTCATACAGGAGAGAAACCTTTTCAATGTACATTTGAAGGATGTGGGAAAAGGTTTAGCCTCGACTTTAATCTTCGTACCCATGTTAGAATTCATACTGGAGACAGACCTTATGTTTGCCCATTCGATGGATGCAGTAAAAAGTTTGCACAATCAACGAATTTAAAGTCACACATATTAACACATGCAAAAGCTAA atCACGCAATGCTATTGGAAGACAAGTACAACAAATTCAACTGCAACAACCTCAATTTGTTCAAGTTGAAGTTGCAGATGTGGATAATCAACAGTTCATTGTTTATGCTGATTAG
- the pen-2 gene encoding presenilin enhancer, gamma-secretase subunit, with amino-acid sequence MDLSKIPNDKKLYLCKWYFRAGFAFLPFLWAVNAIWFATEAFIAPHYEEQKQIKRYVIFSAIGAAIWSTALLAWIIVFQTQRTEWGEFADSISYIIPTGIP; translated from the exons ATGGATTTGTCAAAGATTCCGAATGACAAAAAATTATATCTTTGCAAATGGTATTTTCGTG CTGGGTTTGCGTTTTTGCCATTTCTTTGGGCTGTAAATGCCATTTGGTTTGCCACGGAAGCTTTTATTGCTCCGCATTACGAAGAACAAAAGCAAATTAAAAGAT ATGTGATATTCTCTGCGATAGGAGCAGCTATATGGTCAACTGCTCTATTAGCATGGATTATTGTATTTCAGACACAAAGAACTGAATGGGGTGAATTTGCAGATTCCATTAGTTACATAATTCCTACCGGCATTCCTTGA
- the MFS16 gene encoding major facilitator superfamily transporter 16 isoform X1, whose amino-acid sequence MSGTLRDQPWGLQVLESIVWKCCPHRRVNRMAWHQGGILALTYLAYTCYHMTRKPISVVKNVLSLNCSSLSPPPNFLINSTNRDTWCDWAPFDTIDAPALLGMLDSAFLFAYAAAMFLSGFIAERVNLRYFLTFGMLASGISSYLFGIARPYNIHSLWYFILIQAIAGVCQTSGWPGVVAVVGNWFGKGKRGLIFGIWNSHTSLGNILGTLIAAEFVESDWGLSFMIPGMTMGLAGFVIFLFLVPHPIDIGCIPPVPHGYRKFEDIHSSDENSGVEDSRNCNSNVEDRLIYRCAYREQIGVNDLESARSETSPILPRHRRTQDHHKADAIGFIGALTIPGVIEYSLSLFFAKLVSYTFMYWLPLYIAASTTYGATLSADISVLFDIGGIAGAIAAGILSDYSGMSAVICAAMLALAVPVLFIYDYIGSSGLGINVALLLIAGMLVNGPYALITTAVSAELGIHPSLGENSKAVATVTAIIDGTGSIGAAVGPLLAGLLSRWSDWHNVFYMLMSADILSLLVLSRLVYKDLQIYFYRRAV is encoded by the exons ATGAGTGGAACGTTAAGAGACCAACCATGGGGTCTTCAAGTATTAGAATCCATAGTTTGGAAATGTTGCCCTCATCGCAGGGTCAATCGAATGGCATGGCATCAAGGTGGCATTTTAGCCTTGACGTATTTGGCATATACTTGCTATCACATGACACGAAAGCCTATATCTGTGGTAAAAAATGTATTGAGTCTTAATTGTAGCAGCTTGTCGCCACCTCCAAACTTTTTAATCAATAGTACCAATAGAGATACGTGGTGTGATTGGGCTCCATTTG ATACCATAGATGCTCCAGCATTACTTGGAATGTTGGATTCCGCATTTCTGTTCGCGTATGCAGCAGCCATGTTCCTCAG TGGTTTCATAGCAGAGAGAGTTAATCTACGTTATTTTCTTACATTTGGTATGCTTGCATCAGGTATATCAAGTTATCTTTTTGGTATTGCTAGACCATATAATATTCATAGCTTATGGTACTTTATTCTAATCCAG GCAATCGCTGGTGTCTGCCAGACATCGGGTTGGCCAGGTGTAGTTGCAGTTGTTGGAAATTGGTTTGGAAAAGGAAAACGAGGATTAATTTTTGGAATATGGAACTCCCATACATCGTTAGGAAATATTTTGGGTACTTTAATAGCTGCTGAATTTGTGGAATCTGATTGGGGCTTAAGTTTCATGATACCTGGAATGACAATGGGCTTAGCAGGATTCgtaatatttctatttcttgtACCCCATCCTATAGACATAGGATGTATTCCGCCCGTTCCTCATGGATATAgaaaatttgaagatatccaTAGTTCAGACGAGAATAGCGGTGTAGAGGATTCTAGGAATTGTAATAGCAATGTTGAAGAT CGTCTCATCTATCGCTGTGCCTACCGCGAACAGATTGGTGTTAAT gaTTTGGAAAGTGCAAGATCCGAAACTAGCCCAATATTACCAAGGCACAGACGCACGCAAGACCATCACAAAGCAGACGCAATTGGATTTATAGGAGCTCTTACTATTCCTGGAGTCATAGAGTATTCTCTTTCCTTATTTTTTGCAAAACTtgtaagctacacattcatgTACTGGTTACCATTGTATATTGCAGCATCAA CTACTTATGGTGCAACATTAAGTGCGGATATCTCAGTTTTATTTGATATTGGAGGTATTGCGGGTGCAATAGCAGCTGGTATTTTATCTGATTACAGTGGCATGAGTGCTGTAATATGTGCAGCTATGCTTGCACTTGCAGTTCCTGTA TTATTTATCTATGACTACATTGGAAGCTCTGGTTTGGGGATCAACGTAGCATTGCTATTAATAGCTGGAATGCTAGTCAATGGACCTTATGCTTTGATTACAACTGCCGTATCAGCTGAACTAGGAATTCATCCTAGCCTTGGAGAAAATTCTAAAGCTGTAGCTACAGTCACTGCCATCATCGATGGAACAGGTAGTATCGGTGCTGCAGTTGGCCCACTATTAGCAGGATTACTGTCACGCTGGAGTGATTGGCACAATGTATTTTATATGCTCATGTCTGCAGATATTCTGTCATTATTG GTTTTATCGCGATTGGTTTACAAAGATCTACAAATATATTTCTACAGAAGAGCtgtttaa
- the MFS16 gene encoding major facilitator superfamily transporter 16 isoform X2, with protein sequence MSGTLRDQPWGLQVLESIVWKCCPHRRVNRMAWHQGGILALTYLAYTCYHMTRKPISVVKNVLSLNCSSLSPPPNFLINSTNRDTWCDWAPFDTIDAPALLGMLDSAFLFAYAAAMFLSGFIAERVNLRYFLTFGMLASGISSYLFGIARPYNIHSLWYFILIQAIAGVCQTSGWPGVVAVVGNWFGKGKRGLIFGIWNSHTSLGNILGTLIAAEFVESDWGLSFMIPGMTMGLAGFVIFLFLVPHPIDIGCIPPVPHGYRKFEDIHSSDENSGVEDSRNCNSNVEDDLESARSETSPILPRHRRTQDHHKADAIGFIGALTIPGVIEYSLSLFFAKLVSYTFMYWLPLYIAASTTYGATLSADISVLFDIGGIAGAIAAGILSDYSGMSAVICAAMLALAVPVLFIYDYIGSSGLGINVALLLIAGMLVNGPYALITTAVSAELGIHPSLGENSKAVATVTAIIDGTGSIGAAVGPLLAGLLSRWSDWHNVFYMLMSADILSLLVLSRLVYKDLQIYFYRRAV encoded by the exons ATGAGTGGAACGTTAAGAGACCAACCATGGGGTCTTCAAGTATTAGAATCCATAGTTTGGAAATGTTGCCCTCATCGCAGGGTCAATCGAATGGCATGGCATCAAGGTGGCATTTTAGCCTTGACGTATTTGGCATATACTTGCTATCACATGACACGAAAGCCTATATCTGTGGTAAAAAATGTATTGAGTCTTAATTGTAGCAGCTTGTCGCCACCTCCAAACTTTTTAATCAATAGTACCAATAGAGATACGTGGTGTGATTGGGCTCCATTTG ATACCATAGATGCTCCAGCATTACTTGGAATGTTGGATTCCGCATTTCTGTTCGCGTATGCAGCAGCCATGTTCCTCAG TGGTTTCATAGCAGAGAGAGTTAATCTACGTTATTTTCTTACATTTGGTATGCTTGCATCAGGTATATCAAGTTATCTTTTTGGTATTGCTAGACCATATAATATTCATAGCTTATGGTACTTTATTCTAATCCAG GCAATCGCTGGTGTCTGCCAGACATCGGGTTGGCCAGGTGTAGTTGCAGTTGTTGGAAATTGGTTTGGAAAAGGAAAACGAGGATTAATTTTTGGAATATGGAACTCCCATACATCGTTAGGAAATATTTTGGGTACTTTAATAGCTGCTGAATTTGTGGAATCTGATTGGGGCTTAAGTTTCATGATACCTGGAATGACAATGGGCTTAGCAGGATTCgtaatatttctatttcttgtACCCCATCCTATAGACATAGGATGTATTCCGCCCGTTCCTCATGGATATAgaaaatttgaagatatccaTAGTTCAGACGAGAATAGCGGTGTAGAGGATTCTAGGAATTGTAATAGCAATGTTGAAGAT gaTTTGGAAAGTGCAAGATCCGAAACTAGCCCAATATTACCAAGGCACAGACGCACGCAAGACCATCACAAAGCAGACGCAATTGGATTTATAGGAGCTCTTACTATTCCTGGAGTCATAGAGTATTCTCTTTCCTTATTTTTTGCAAAACTtgtaagctacacattcatgTACTGGTTACCATTGTATATTGCAGCATCAA CTACTTATGGTGCAACATTAAGTGCGGATATCTCAGTTTTATTTGATATTGGAGGTATTGCGGGTGCAATAGCAGCTGGTATTTTATCTGATTACAGTGGCATGAGTGCTGTAATATGTGCAGCTATGCTTGCACTTGCAGTTCCTGTA TTATTTATCTATGACTACATTGGAAGCTCTGGTTTGGGGATCAACGTAGCATTGCTATTAATAGCTGGAATGCTAGTCAATGGACCTTATGCTTTGATTACAACTGCCGTATCAGCTGAACTAGGAATTCATCCTAGCCTTGGAGAAAATTCTAAAGCTGTAGCTACAGTCACTGCCATCATCGATGGAACAGGTAGTATCGGTGCTGCAGTTGGCCCACTATTAGCAGGATTACTGTCACGCTGGAGTGATTGGCACAATGTATTTTATATGCTCATGTCTGCAGATATTCTGTCATTATTG GTTTTATCGCGATTGGTTTACAAAGATCTACAAATATATTTCTACAGAAGAGCtgtttaa
- the Fancl gene encoding E3 ubiquitin-protein ligase Fancl — protein MSANDYESMIQWHPEMILISESPIIWQGFLTVFCRSNFGRNVRIKLKLTVPNYPSLHDAKINFGKEIALISNYINFSNQVKDLMSNARKVSLFLRHLQSLISNYIDVSYIEDNIYNVTDSNALDILQELKFVLEIPSEVQLLSDSSLNTFKLSLNNVSLQLQRTKCSLRPWIVIQSDLPEIPGFCPFEKNVLTLNVARNKFKLQVEMLKTTWSNLQQIDKHCWVQDPLQPKPCHLHRRIFLTPSLSMLIKINPLNPMDFPEIRFMGSKTEVELQNNLVSKNVHNWNATDSIIDNLLMLLNVTVFPKVEAKECVEDEDAIVADQECCICYSMVLDNEVLPSKICSNEKCRRHFHTSCLLQWLQAVPGNHIIFDHIHGSCPHCEESISCCIK, from the exons ATGTCTGCCAATGATTATGAATCGATGATTCAATGGCATCCGGAAATGATATTAATTTCTGAGTCACCAATCATTTGGCAGGGATTTTTGACAGTATTCTGCCGATCTAATTTCGGTCGTAATGTTCGAATCAAATTGAAACTGACTGTACCAAATTATCCATCCTTACATGATGCAAAAATTAATTTCGGAAAAGAAATTGCACTCATAAGCAACTACATTAATTTCAGTAATCAAGTAAAGGATCTAATGTCAAATGCAAGAAAAGTTTCATTGTTTTTGAGACATTTACAATCACTTATA AGTAATTACATTGATGTTTCTTACATTGAAGATAACATATATAATGTCACGGATAGCAATGCATTAGACATATTGCAAGAGTTGAAATTTGTTCTCGAGATTCCATCT GAGGTCCAATTATTATCTGACAGTTCTTTGAATACGTTTAAGTTATCTTTGAACAATGTTTCACTGCAATTACAAAGGACAAAGTGCAGTCTTCGTCCATGGATTGTTATTCAGTCTGACTTGCCTGAAATTCCTGGATTTTGCCCTTTCGAAAAGAATGTGTTAACGTTGAATGTAGCACGTAACAAGTTCAAATTACAAGTGGAAATGCTTAAAACCACTTGGTCAAATCTACAACAAATTGATAA GCATTGTTGGGTACAAGATCCATTGCAACCAAAACCTTGTCATCTTCACCGCCGAATTTTTTTAACACCATCATTATCGAtgcttataaaaataaatccCTTGAATCCTATGGATTTTCCTGAAATTAGATTCATGGGCAGTAAGACAGAAGTTGAGCTACAAAATAATTTAGTGTCTAAGAATGTTCAC AATTGGAATGCAACAGATAGTATTATAGACAATTTATTGATGTTATTAAATGTAACAGTATTTCCTAAAGTAGAAGCAAAGGAGTGCGTAGAAGATGAAGATGCTATTGTTGCTGATCAAGAATGTTGCATTTGTTACTCTATGGTATTAGACAATGAAGTGCTACCTAGTAAAATCTGCAgtaatgaaaagtgtagaagaCACTTTCACACATCTTGTTTATTGCAA TGGCTGCAAGCTGTTCCTGGTAATCATATTATATTTGACCATATTCATGGTAGTTGTCCTCACTGTGAAGAAAGTATATCGTGTTGTATTAAATAA
- the LOC117227489 gene encoding NADH-cytochrome b5 reductase-like isoform X1, translating to MNIDNTSDDDNDNGRPATPLDEDCCHNGCNPCIFDIHAKLLEEYEKKKKENVKVQISKNMLCQFSYKIFVITDIQEAADTYILLALRYQESDKKNDVCLLIEPGQHVMLHLQDATRPFTPLYYTDDSIQFLVRLYHNGKFSMYLEHAKIGDEIRIRGPYGNFKYKRNSFQNIIMFCMGSGITAMYPVIKSIIDNELEETRIHFVGCYRTVSQIPLKKELQIFSDYWNFKSVLYISQLLNEVRNLHGIDLKSGRLNEESVYQIIKEDVNSTKLVLICGSQEFNNSVEQWARNTNCNCIHVFK from the exons ATGAATATCGATAATACTAGCGATGATGACAATGATAACGGTAGACCAGCAACACCATTAGATGAAGATTGTTGTCATAATGGATGTAATCCTTGTATCTTCGATATACACGCAAAATTATTGGAAGAAtacgaaaagaaaaagaaagaaaatgtaaAAGTACAAATCAGTAAAAATATGTTGTGCCAGTTTTCATACAAAATTTTCGTAATAACAGACATACAAGAAGCTGCAGATACTTATATTTTACTTGCTCTAAGATATCAAG AAAGTGATAAAAAAAACGATGTATGTTTATTAATTGAACCAGGACAACATGTCATGTTACATTTACAAGATGCGACTAGGCCATTTACTCCGCTTTATTACACAGATGATAGTATACAATTTTTAGTTAGGCTTTATCATAATGGAAAATTTAGTATGTATTTAGAACATGCAAAAATAGGTGATGAAATTCGTATAAGAGGGCCATATGGAAATTTCAAGTATAAGCGTAACAG TTTTCAGAATATAATTATGTTTTGTATGGGATCTGGAATAACTGCTATGTATCCTGTAATAAAGTCAATTATAGATAATGAACTTGAAGAAACAAGGATCCATTTTGTAGGATGTTATCGAACAGTATCGCAGATTCCTTTGAAAAAGGAATTGCAAATTTTCTCAGATTATTGGAATTTCAAAtctgtattatatatatcacaattgttaa ATGAAGTTCGTAATCTTCATGGTATAGACCTAAAATCTGGCCGCTTAAATGAAGAATCAGTTTATCAAATTATTAAAGAGGATGTAAATAGTACAAAATTAGTTCTAATATGTGGTTCTCAAGAATTCAATAATTCTGTTGAACAATGGGCGAGAAATACGAATTGTAATTGTATACacgtatttaaataa
- the LOC117227489 gene encoding NADH-cytochrome b5 reductase-like isoform X2, which yields MNIDNTSDDDNDNGRPATPLDEDCCHNGCNPCIFDIHAKLLEEYEKKKKENVKVQISKNMLCQFSYKIFVITDIQEAADTYILLALRYQESDKKNDVCLLIEPGQHVMLHLQDATRPFTPLYYTDDSIQFLVRLYHNGKFSMYLEHAKIGDEIRIRGPYGNFKYKRNSFQNIIMFCMGSGITAMYPVIKSIIDNELEETRIHFVGCYRTVSQIPLKKELQIFSDYWNFKSVLYISQL from the exons ATGAATATCGATAATACTAGCGATGATGACAATGATAACGGTAGACCAGCAACACCATTAGATGAAGATTGTTGTCATAATGGATGTAATCCTTGTATCTTCGATATACACGCAAAATTATTGGAAGAAtacgaaaagaaaaagaaagaaaatgtaaAAGTACAAATCAGTAAAAATATGTTGTGCCAGTTTTCATACAAAATTTTCGTAATAACAGACATACAAGAAGCTGCAGATACTTATATTTTACTTGCTCTAAGATATCAAG AAAGTGATAAAAAAAACGATGTATGTTTATTAATTGAACCAGGACAACATGTCATGTTACATTTACAAGATGCGACTAGGCCATTTACTCCGCTTTATTACACAGATGATAGTATACAATTTTTAGTTAGGCTTTATCATAATGGAAAATTTAGTATGTATTTAGAACATGCAAAAATAGGTGATGAAATTCGTATAAGAGGGCCATATGGAAATTTCAAGTATAAGCGTAACAG TTTTCAGAATATAATTATGTTTTGTATGGGATCTGGAATAACTGCTATGTATCCTGTAATAAAGTCAATTATAGATAATGAACTTGAAGAAACAAGGATCCATTTTGTAGGATGTTATCGAACAGTATCGCAGATTCCTTTGAAAAAGGAATTGCAAATTTTCTCAGATTATTGGAATTTCAAAtctgtattatatatatcacaatt ATGA